From a single Pseudomonas sp. A34-9 genomic region:
- a CDS encoding serralysin family metalloprotease: MSKVKANAIDTAEQAFLLSAAPQPLAATSSAWNQINSFSHQYDRGGNLTVNGKPSYSVDQAATQLLRDGAAYQDKDGSGKIELTYTFLTSASSSTMNKHGITGFSQFNAQQQAQAKLAMQSWADVANVTFTEKATGGDAHMTFANYSGGVDGAAAFAYLPGTGAGYDGTSWYLTNTSYTPNKTPDLNNYGRQTLTHEIGHTLGLAHPGDYNAGNGNPTYNDATYGQDTRGYSVMSYWSESNTNQNFSKGGVEAYSSGPLMDDIAAIQKLYGANTTTRTGDTTYGFNSNTGRDFLSASSSSDKVVFSVWDAGGKDTLDFSGFTQNQKINLNEASFSDVGGLVGNVSIAKGAIIENAIGGSGNDLLIGNSVANELKGGAGNDILYGAGGADKLWGGAGSDTFVFAASSDSKPGAIDQILDFVSGLDKIDLTGITNGAGLHFVSSFTGAAGDAVLTSSGGNSLLSVDFSGHGVADFQVSTVGQAATSDIVA; this comes from the coding sequence ATGTCGAAAGTAAAAGCTAATGCTATTGATACCGCCGAACAGGCTTTTCTGTTGTCTGCGGCGCCGCAACCTCTGGCTGCAACCAGCTCAGCCTGGAACCAGATCAATAGCTTCAGCCACCAATACGATCGTGGCGGCAACCTCACGGTCAATGGCAAGCCCTCTTACTCCGTCGATCAGGCCGCAACCCAGTTGCTGCGCGACGGTGCTGCCTACCAGGACAAGGACGGCAGCGGCAAGATCGAACTCACCTATACCTTCCTGACTTCGGCATCGTCCAGCACGATGAACAAGCACGGGATCACCGGGTTCAGTCAGTTCAATGCGCAACAACAAGCCCAGGCCAAGCTCGCCATGCAATCCTGGGCGGATGTAGCCAACGTGACCTTCACCGAGAAAGCCACGGGCGGTGACGCTCACATGACCTTCGCTAACTACAGCGGTGGTGTCGACGGTGCAGCGGCATTCGCTTATCTGCCAGGGACTGGCGCCGGCTATGACGGCACCTCGTGGTACCTGACCAACACCAGTTACACGCCGAACAAGACGCCGGATCTGAACAACTACGGTCGTCAGACCCTGACCCACGAAATCGGCCACACCCTGGGCCTTGCTCACCCTGGCGACTACAACGCCGGTAATGGCAACCCGACCTACAATGACGCGACCTACGGCCAGGACACCCGCGGCTACAGCGTCATGAGCTACTGGAGCGAAAGCAATACCAACCAGAACTTCAGCAAGGGCGGTGTCGAAGCGTATTCGTCCGGTCCGCTGATGGACGATATCGCGGCCATCCAGAAACTCTACGGTGCCAACACCACCACCCGTACCGGTGACACCACCTACGGCTTCAACTCCAACACTGGCCGCGATTTCCTCAGCGCTTCGTCGTCGAGTGACAAAGTGGTGTTCTCGGTGTGGGACGCGGGCGGCAAGGACACTCTGGACTTCTCGGGTTTCACCCAGAACCAGAAGATCAACCTCAATGAAGCCTCGTTCTCCGACGTTGGCGGCCTGGTGGGCAACGTGTCCATTGCCAAAGGCGCGATCATCGAAAACGCCATTGGCGGTTCGGGTAACGATCTGCTGATCGGCAACAGCGTGGCCAACGAGCTCAAGGGCGGTGCCGGCAACGACATCCTCTACGGCGCTGGCGGTGCCGACAAACTGTGGGGCGGTGCGGGTTCGGACACCTTCGTGTTCGCGGCCAGCTCTGACTCCAAGCCAGGTGCGATCGATCAGATCCTCGATTTTGTCAGCGGTCTGGACAAAATCGATCTGACCGGCATCACCAACGGCGCCGGCCTGCACTTCGTCAGCAGCTTCACCGGTGCTGCCGGTGACGCGGTCCTGACGTCGTCGGGCGGCAACAGTCTGCTCTCGGTGGACTTCTCCGGGCACGGCGTGGCGGACTTCCAGGTCAGCACCGTTGGCCAGGCAGCGACCAGCGACATCGTGGCGTGA
- a CDS encoding helix-turn-helix domain-containing protein produces the protein MHADDDGPEQTQATAATVMRYHLSWKHRDLDSVMALYHPDIQYNDFFQNRVLGLDELREYVRVSMPRESDELLEHCDRIRVDGNTAFIQYEVTLRGGDGLVSFRSSEAITVRDGLIWRVNEYASLVRTQTLGTSSSSQRPAVSRLGLSPRQLSFMAEDLQQYFENQQPYLDPELDLQRVAKECGYSRNQISYLLNQVLGQSFYRYVNQARLQHLLRALDNAAPPVRIDELAFAAGFNSLSAFYSCFRQHTGQSPKAYAKQISLRARAQDIN, from the coding sequence GAGCTGGAAGCACCGTGACCTCGACAGCGTCATGGCGCTGTATCACCCGGACATCCAGTACAACGACTTCTTCCAGAACCGCGTGCTCGGCCTTGATGAATTGCGCGAGTACGTGCGCGTCAGCATGCCGCGCGAATCCGACGAATTGCTTGAGCATTGCGATCGCATTCGCGTCGACGGCAACACCGCGTTCATTCAATACGAAGTCACCTTGCGCGGCGGTGACGGGCTGGTGTCGTTTCGTTCCAGCGAGGCGATCACGGTCAGGGACGGGCTGATCTGGCGCGTCAACGAATACGCCTCGCTGGTGCGCACGCAAACTCTCGGCACAAGCTCTTCAAGTCAGCGCCCGGCGGTCAGTCGCCTGGGCCTGTCCCCACGCCAGTTAAGTTTTATGGCTGAAGACCTGCAGCAGTATTTCGAAAACCAGCAGCCGTACCTCGACCCCGAACTCGATTTGCAGCGAGTGGCGAAGGAGTGTGGCTACAGCCGCAACCAGATTTCCTATCTGCTCAATCAGGTGCTTGGGCAAAGCTTCTATCGCTACGTCAACCAGGCACGCCTGCAACATCTGCTGCGCGCGCTCGACAACGCGGCGCCACCCGTACGCATTGATGAACTGGCTTTCGCTGCCGGTTTCAATTCGTTGTCGGCGTTTTACAGCTGTTTCCGTCAACACACCGGCCAGTCGCCCAAGGCTTACGCCAAACAAATTTCTTTGCGGGCACGCGCGCAAGACATCAACTGA
- a CDS encoding polyamine ABC transporter substrate-binding protein, with amino-acid sequence MIRKTLALAPLMFAVSLAQAAETVKVYNWSDYIAPDTTKNFEKETGVGVTYDVYDSNETLDGKLMTGKSGYDVVFPSNHFMARQIQGGALKKLDKSQLPNWKNLNPVLLKALQTNDPNNEHGFPYLWGSTGIGYNIAKVKAVLGDDAPVDSWDLIFKPEYMEKLQKCGVAILDNGPELLPAALNYLGLPHHSKNPEDYKKAEALLMKVRPYVSYFHSSKYTSDLANGDICVAVGFSGDILQAENRAKEAKNGVDIGYAIPKEGAAIWFDMVAMPADAPDEKAGYAFMNYLLRPDVMAGISNYVHYANGNEQADSLIDPAIKNDTKVYPSPEMMGKLFALEAMPLNIDRIRTRVWNKIRTGS; translated from the coding sequence ATGATCCGCAAGACCCTCGCTCTGGCACCGCTGATGTTCGCCGTTTCCCTTGCTCAGGCAGCGGAAACGGTCAAGGTTTACAACTGGTCTGACTACATCGCGCCGGACACCACCAAGAATTTCGAGAAAGAGACGGGCGTGGGCGTCACCTATGACGTCTACGACAGCAATGAAACCCTTGACGGCAAGTTGATGACCGGTAAATCCGGTTACGATGTGGTGTTCCCGTCCAACCACTTCATGGCCCGGCAGATTCAGGGTGGGGCGCTGAAAAAACTCGACAAGAGCCAGTTGCCGAACTGGAAAAACCTCAATCCGGTACTGCTCAAAGCCCTGCAAACCAACGACCCGAATAACGAACACGGCTTCCCGTACCTGTGGGGCAGCACCGGCATCGGCTACAACATCGCCAAGGTCAAAGCGGTGCTGGGCGATGACGCGCCGGTGGATTCCTGGGACCTGATCTTCAAGCCCGAATACATGGAAAAGCTGCAGAAGTGCGGCGTGGCGATCCTCGACAACGGCCCCGAATTGCTGCCGGCGGCGCTCAATTACCTGGGCCTGCCGCACCACAGCAAAAATCCCGAGGATTACAAAAAGGCCGAAGCGCTGCTGATGAAAGTGCGGCCCTACGTCAGCTATTTCCACTCGTCGAAATACACCAGCGACCTGGCCAACGGCGACATCTGCGTGGCGGTCGGTTTCTCCGGTGACATCCTGCAAGCCGAGAACCGCGCCAAGGAAGCGAAAAACGGCGTCGACATCGGTTATGCGATTCCCAAGGAAGGCGCAGCCATCTGGTTCGACATGGTCGCCATGCCCGCCGATGCGCCGGACGAGAAGGCCGGTTACGCGTTCATGAACTACCTGCTGCGCCCGGACGTGATGGCCGGCATCAGCAACTACGTGCATTACGCCAATGGCAATGAACAGGCCGACAGCCTGATCGACCCGGCGATCAAGAACGACACCAAGGTGTATCCGAGTCCGGAGATGATGGGCAAGCTGTTCGCGCTGGAGGCGATGCCGTTGAACATTGACCGGATCCGGACGCGGGTGTGGAACAAGATTCGCACCGGTAGCTGA
- a CDS encoding HlyD family type I secretion periplasmic adaptor subunit, giving the protein MSSASMNTENEASMEHAYITERPERDAKFFARMGWILAIVGAGSFFTWAALAPLDQGIPVQGTVVVSGKRKAVQSMSSGVVSRILVREGEIVKQGQPLFRLDQTQVAADVQSLQAQYRMAWASLARWQAERDNLKQVTFPAELSNDPDPRLALVLEGQRQLFSSRREAYYREQAGLRASIEGATAQLAGMRRARTDLNAQADSLQQQLSNLQPLADNGYIPRNRLMEYQRQLSQVQQQLAENTGESGRVEQGILESRLKLQQHAEEYQKEVRTQLADAQLKSVTLSEQLTSAGFDLQHSEIIATADGVAVNLGVHTEGAVVRQGETLLEIVPQGTTLEVEGHLPINLIDKVGAHLPVDILFTAFNQSKTPRVPGEVSLISADQMVDEKTGVPYYVLRSSVSDQAMEKLNGLVIKPGMPAEMFVRTGERSLLNYLFKPLLDRAGSALTEE; this is encoded by the coding sequence ATGAGCAGCGCAAGCATGAACACGGAAAACGAAGCGAGCATGGAACACGCCTACATCACTGAGCGCCCGGAACGCGATGCAAAGTTCTTCGCGCGCATGGGCTGGATTCTGGCGATCGTCGGCGCCGGCAGTTTCTTCACCTGGGCGGCACTGGCGCCGCTGGATCAAGGCATTCCGGTGCAAGGCACGGTCGTGGTCTCGGGCAAGCGCAAAGCCGTGCAGTCGATGAGCAGCGGCGTGGTCAGCCGGATTCTGGTGCGCGAAGGCGAAATCGTGAAGCAGGGCCAGCCGCTGTTCCGCCTCGATCAAACGCAAGTCGCCGCCGACGTCCAGTCGCTGCAAGCGCAATACCGCATGGCCTGGGCCAGCCTCGCGCGCTGGCAAGCCGAGCGCGACAACCTCAAGCAAGTGACCTTTCCGGCCGAGTTGAGCAATGACCCGGATCCACGTCTGGCACTGGTACTGGAAGGTCAGCGGCAACTGTTCAGCAGCCGCCGCGAGGCGTACTACCGCGAGCAGGCCGGACTGCGTGCAAGCATCGAAGGCGCCACCGCGCAACTGGCCGGCATGCGCCGCGCCCGTACCGATCTCAATGCTCAGGCCGACTCGCTGCAACAGCAGTTGAGCAATCTGCAACCGCTCGCCGACAACGGCTACATCCCGCGCAACCGCTTGATGGAATACCAGCGTCAACTGTCGCAAGTGCAGCAGCAACTGGCGGAAAACACCGGTGAAAGCGGCCGGGTCGAGCAGGGCATCCTCGAGTCGCGGCTGAAGCTGCAACAGCACGCCGAGGAATACCAGAAGGAAGTCCGCACGCAACTGGCCGACGCGCAGCTGAAAAGCGTGACCCTGTCGGAGCAACTGACTTCCGCCGGTTTCGACCTGCAGCACAGCGAAATCATCGCCACCGCCGACGGCGTCGCGGTCAACCTCGGCGTGCACACCGAAGGTGCCGTGGTGCGTCAGGGTGAAACGTTGCTGGAGATCGTCCCGCAAGGCACCACGCTGGAAGTGGAAGGGCACTTGCCGATCAACCTGATCGACAAGGTCGGCGCGCATTTGCCGGTGGACATTCTGTTTACCGCGTTCAACCAGAGCAAAACCCCGCGTGTACCGGGTGAAGTCAGCCTGATTTCCGCCGACCAGATGGTCGATGAGAAAACCGGCGTGCCATATTACGTCCTGCGCAGCAGCGTCAGCGATCAGGCCATGGAGAAACTCAACGGTCTGGTGATCAAGCCCGGCATGCCGGCAGAAATGTTCGTGCGCACCGGCGAACGTTCACTCCTCAACTATCTGTTCAAACCGCTGCTCGACCGGGCCGGCTCCGCGTTGACCGAGGAATAA
- a CDS encoding cupin domain-containing protein, with amino-acid sequence MSITQFKNTATLPLDESSPVAVPLGEPVAIASTTSVERDDGVETGVWECTPGRWRRQITAQEFCHFISGRCTFTPDGGGETLHIQGGDALMLPANTLGIWDIQETVRKSYVLIF; translated from the coding sequence ATGAGCATTACCCAGTTCAAGAACACCGCAACCCTGCCACTCGACGAGTCCAGCCCGGTCGCCGTGCCCCTCGGCGAACCGGTGGCGATCGCCTCGACCACCAGCGTCGAGCGCGATGACGGCGTCGAAACCGGCGTCTGGGAATGCACGCCCGGGCGCTGGCGTCGGCAGATCACCGCGCAGGAGTTCTGCCATTTCATTTCCGGGCGCTGCACGTTCACCCCTGACGGTGGCGGCGAAACCCTGCACATACAAGGTGGCGACGCACTGATGTTGCCAGCCAACACGCTCGGTATCTGGGATATCCAGGAAACCGTGCGCAAGAGCTACGTGCTGATTTTCTGA
- a CDS encoding TolC family outer membrane protein, producing MFGCMNKLSMLAAAMLLLASHSAVAAMGPFEIYEQALRNDPVFLGAIKERDAGLENRAIGRAGLLPRIGYTYNKGRNTSKATSLDERARNRTDDRNYSSYGSALTLQQPLLDYEAYAAYRKGVAQSLFADENFRGKSQELLVRVLDNYTKALFAQDQIDIAQAKKKAYEQQFQQNEHMFKQGEGTRTDILEAESRYELATAEEIEARNEQDAALRELGALVGTPAVDIGDLAPLDQNFQTFALMPANYDTWHEMAVSNNPNLASQRQAVEVARYEVERNRAGHLPKINAYASMRQNESESGNTYNQRYETNTIGFEVSVPLYAGGGVSASTRQASRTMEQAEYELDGKTRETLIELRRQFSACLSGVSKLRAYQKALSSAEALVVSTKQSILGGERTNLDALNAEQQLFTTRRDLAQARYDYLMAWTKLHYYAGTLNEQDLARVDEAFGVAHR from the coding sequence ATGTTCGGCTGTATGAATAAGCTTTCCATGCTTGCGGCGGCAATGCTGCTGCTCGCGAGTCACTCAGCAGTGGCGGCCATGGGGCCGTTCGAGATCTACGAACAGGCGTTGCGCAATGACCCGGTATTCCTCGGGGCGATCAAGGAGCGTGATGCGGGCCTGGAAAACCGCGCCATTGGCCGCGCCGGCCTGCTGCCGCGCATCGGTTACACCTACAACAAGGGCCGCAACACGTCGAAAGCCACTTCTCTGGATGAGCGCGCGCGTAACCGTACCGATGATCGCAACTACAGCAGTTACGGTTCGGCCCTGACCCTGCAACAGCCACTGCTCGACTACGAGGCGTATGCCGCGTATCGCAAGGGTGTCGCGCAGTCGCTGTTTGCCGATGAAAACTTTCGTGGCAAGAGCCAGGAACTGTTGGTTCGCGTGCTGGATAACTACACCAAGGCGCTGTTCGCGCAGGACCAGATCGACATCGCGCAGGCGAAGAAGAAGGCCTACGAGCAGCAGTTCCAGCAGAACGAGCACATGTTCAAGCAAGGCGAGGGCACGCGTACCGACATTCTCGAGGCTGAGTCGCGCTATGAACTGGCGACCGCCGAGGAGATCGAGGCGCGTAACGAGCAAGATGCGGCGCTGCGTGAACTCGGCGCTCTGGTGGGCACGCCAGCGGTGGACATTGGCGATCTGGCGCCGCTCGATCAGAACTTCCAGACCTTCGCGCTGATGCCTGCCAATTACGACACCTGGCACGAAATGGCGGTGAGCAATAACCCCAATCTGGCCTCGCAGCGCCAGGCCGTGGAAGTTGCGCGTTATGAAGTGGAACGCAATCGCGCCGGGCATCTGCCGAAAATCAATGCCTACGCCTCGATGCGCCAGAACGAATCGGAAAGCGGCAACACCTACAACCAGCGCTACGAAACCAACACCATTGGTTTTGAGGTTAGCGTGCCGTTGTATGCCGGTGGCGGTGTTTCGGCGTCGACACGTCAGGCCAGCCGCACCATGGAACAGGCGGAATACGAACTGGACGGCAAGACGCGTGAGACGCTGATTGAACTGCGGCGGCAGTTCAGTGCCTGCCTGTCCGGGGTGAGCAAACTGCGCGCTTATCAGAAAGCGCTGAGCTCGGCGGAAGCGCTGGTGGTGTCGACAAAGCAGAGCATTCTGGGTGGCGAACGGACCAACCTCGATGCGTTGAACGCCGAGCAGCAACTGTTCACCACCCGCCGCGATCTGGCGCAGGCGCGGTACGACTATTTGATGGCCTGGACCAAGTTGCATTACTACGCCGGGACCTTGAACGAGCAGGATCTGGCGCGGGTGGATGAGGCGTTTGGTGTTGCTCATCGTTGA
- a CDS encoding type I secretion system permease/ATPase, translating into MKMAKAPATAPLFKALGDYKSILISVGCFTALINVLMLVPSIYMLQVYDRVLSSQNETTLAMLSLMVVGFFAFIGMLEVIRSFIVIRIGSQLERRFNLRVYQAAFERNLFKGEGNAGQSLGDLTHIRQFVTGPALFAFFDAPWFPVYLFVIYLFNVWLGVLATAGALLLIGLACLNEYMTKKPLGEAAGYSQKSSQLATSHLHNAETIQAMGMLGSLRKRWFQVHSRFLGLQNQASDTGAVISSVSKTLRLCLQSLVLGLGALLVIKGDMTAGMMIAGSILMGRVLSPIDQLIAVWKQWSGAKLAYRRLDALLQAFPPSDDAMALPPPKGQITFEQVSAGPPGQRAATLHMVNFNLNAGEVLGVLGASGSGKSTLARVLVGVWPTLGGTVRLDGADIHRWNRDQLGPYIGYLPQDIELFSGSIAENIARFSEADPQKVVAAAQQAGVHEMILRLPQGYDTQLGEDGSGLSGGQKQRVALARSMYGTPSLVVLDEPNSNLDTVGEAALASAIAALKAQGTTVVLVTHRSSVLAQADKLLVLNDGRLQAFGPSQDVLKALSGQQEQQREKAAQAPGGLSMSRQYQPSTRNSGV; encoded by the coding sequence ATGAAGATGGCGAAGGCCCCAGCCACCGCTCCCTTATTCAAGGCATTGGGTGACTATAAAAGTATCCTGATCAGCGTCGGCTGCTTTACCGCGCTGATTAACGTGCTGATGCTGGTGCCCTCCATCTATATGCTCCAGGTCTATGACCGGGTGCTGTCGTCGCAGAACGAAACGACCCTGGCGATGCTGTCGTTGATGGTGGTCGGCTTCTTTGCCTTCATCGGCATGCTGGAAGTGATCCGCAGCTTTATCGTGATCCGCATCGGCAGTCAGTTGGAGCGCCGCTTCAACCTGCGTGTTTACCAGGCGGCGTTCGAACGCAACCTGTTCAAGGGCGAGGGCAACGCCGGGCAGTCGCTGGGCGACCTCACGCACATTCGCCAATTCGTTACCGGGCCTGCGCTGTTCGCGTTTTTCGATGCGCCGTGGTTTCCGGTCTACCTGTTTGTGATTTACCTGTTCAACGTCTGGCTCGGCGTGCTCGCCACCGCCGGCGCACTGTTGCTGATCGGGCTGGCCTGCCTCAACGAATACATGACCAAAAAACCGCTGGGCGAAGCCGCCGGTTATTCGCAGAAGTCCAGTCAGTTGGCCACCAGTCATCTACACAATGCCGAAACCATTCAGGCGATGGGCATGCTCGGCTCCCTGCGCAAGCGCTGGTTCCAGGTGCACTCGCGCTTCCTCGGCCTGCAGAATCAGGCCAGCGACACCGGTGCGGTGATCAGCTCTGTGAGTAAAACCCTGCGCCTGTGCCTGCAATCGTTGGTCTTGGGCCTGGGCGCATTGCTGGTGATCAAGGGTGATATGACCGCCGGGATGATGATCGCCGGTTCGATTTTGATGGGGCGTGTCCTGAGCCCGATCGATCAGTTGATTGCCGTGTGGAAGCAGTGGAGCGGGGCGAAGCTGGCTTACCGTCGTCTCGATGCGCTGCTGCAAGCGTTCCCGCCCAGCGACGACGCCATGGCGCTGCCGCCGCCGAAAGGCCAGATCACTTTCGAACAGGTCAGCGCCGGCCCACCGGGGCAACGCGCGGCAACCCTGCACATGGTCAATTTCAATCTGAATGCCGGCGAGGTACTGGGCGTGCTCGGCGCTTCCGGCTCCGGCAAATCGACGCTGGCCCGCGTACTGGTGGGTGTCTGGCCAACCCTCGGCGGCACCGTGCGCCTCGATGGCGCGGACATTCATCGCTGGAATCGCGACCAGCTCGGCCCCTACATCGGCTATCTGCCGCAAGACATCGAACTGTTCAGCGGCAGCATCGCCGAGAACATTGCCCGTTTCAGCGAGGCCGATCCGCAGAAAGTCGTCGCCGCGGCGCAACAGGCTGGCGTGCACGAAATGATCCTGCGTCTGCCGCAAGGCTACGACACGCAACTGGGCGAGGACGGCAGCGGCTTGTCCGGCGGCCAGAAACAGCGCGTGGCACTGGCGCGTTCAATGTATGGCACGCCAAGTCTGGTGGTGCTGGATGAGCCGAACTCCAACCTCGACACCGTTGGCGAAGCGGCATTGGCCAGCGCCATCGCAGCGCTCAAAGCCCAAGGCACCACGGTGGTGCTGGTGACGCACCGTTCTTCGGTGTTGGCGCAGGCTGACAAGCTATTGGTCCTCAATGACGGTCGTTTGCAGGCGTTTGGTCCAAGCCAGGACGTGCTCAAGGCACTTTCCGGCCAGCAAGAGCAACAACGGGAGAAAGCTGCACAGGCACCGGGCGGGCTCAGCATGAGTCGCCAGTATCAGCCCTCGACAAGGAATTCGGGTGTATGA
- a CDS encoding FAD-dependent oxidoreductase, which produces MPAWRTISLWMDQLDEPLTARPELERDLDVDVAIIGAGYTGLWTAYYLKKLAPGLDIAIVEAQTAGFGASGRNGGWLMGNLLGEDRLLAGLSPEQRRASFDLLHSIPDEVEIVLEREGIDCDYRKGGVLYCAARYPEQEATLRDYLAKLHAQGLTDDDYRWLSPEQLAQQIRVAKPYGGIYAPHVATIHPAKLVRGLARTVQNMGVKIYENSPVTHWQSGSLRTAKASVRSRWIVPAVEGYSVTLPPLGRYQLPVQSLIVATEPLSAATWDEIGLNRGQAFSEFSRQVTYGQRSADNRLIFGARGGYQFAGKLRHNFDLTRDEVELRRYLFGELFPQLKNVQITHAWGGNLGMSRHFKPHMLCDRANGIALSGGYGGEGVGASNLGGRTLADLILERDTELTRQPWVLPDGGIHALRAWEPEPCRWLGYNAIIKSFVHEDQTLANPATAPWRRKLASQVAGFMEGFMH; this is translated from the coding sequence ATGCCGGCGTGGCGCACTATCAGTTTGTGGATGGATCAACTCGATGAGCCGCTGACCGCGCGGCCCGAGCTTGAGCGAGATCTGGACGTCGACGTGGCGATCATCGGCGCCGGTTACACGGGCCTGTGGACGGCGTACTACCTGAAAAAACTCGCGCCGGGGCTCGACATTGCGATTGTCGAAGCGCAGACCGCCGGTTTTGGCGCGTCCGGTCGCAATGGCGGCTGGCTGATGGGCAACCTGCTTGGCGAGGATCGCTTGCTGGCCGGGCTGTCGCCGGAACAACGCCGCGCCTCATTCGATCTGCTGCACAGCATTCCCGATGAAGTGGAAATTGTTCTCGAACGCGAAGGCATTGACTGCGATTACCGCAAGGGCGGGGTGCTGTACTGCGCCGCCCGCTATCCAGAGCAGGAAGCCACGCTGCGTGACTATCTGGCCAAACTGCACGCCCAGGGCCTGACCGACGACGATTACCGCTGGCTCAGTCCCGAGCAACTGGCGCAGCAGATCCGCGTGGCCAAGCCGTACGGCGGGATTTACGCGCCGCACGTGGCGACCATCCATCCGGCGAAACTGGTGCGGGGCCTCGCGCGCACGGTGCAGAACATGGGCGTGAAAATCTACGAAAACAGTCCGGTCACCCATTGGCAGTCGGGCAGTTTGCGCACGGCGAAAGCCAGCGTGCGCAGTCGCTGGATCGTGCCGGCCGTCGAAGGTTATTCGGTGACCTTGCCGCCGCTGGGCCGCTATCAATTGCCGGTGCAGAGCCTGATCGTCGCCACTGAACCCTTGTCCGCCGCGACCTGGGATGAGATCGGCCTCAATCGTGGCCAGGCGTTCAGCGAATTCAGCCGGCAGGTCACTTATGGCCAGCGCAGTGCCGACAATCGTCTGATCTTCGGCGCACGCGGCGGTTATCAGTTTGCCGGCAAGTTGCGGCACAACTTCGATCTGACCCGCGATGAGGTCGAGCTGCGCCGCTATCTGTTCGGCGAACTGTTCCCGCAACTGAAAAACGTGCAGATCACCCACGCCTGGGGTGGCAACCTTGGCATGTCCCGCCACTTCAAACCGCACATGCTCTGTGATCGCGCCAACGGCATCGCGCTGTCCGGCGGTTATGGCGGGGAGGGCGTCGGCGCGAGCAATCTCGGCGGGCGCACCTTGGCCGATCTGATTCTCGAGCGCGACACCGAACTGACCCGGCAGCCGTGGGTGCTGCCGGACGGCGGCATTCATGCCCTGCGCGCCTGGGAGCCGGAGCCGTGCCGCTGGCTCGGCTACAACGCGATCATCAAAAGCTTCGTCCACGAAGACCAGACCCTGGCCAACCCGGCGACCGCGCCATGGCGGCGCAAGCTCGCCAGCCAAGTTGCGGGTTTCATGGAAGGTTTCATGCATTGA
- a CDS encoding AprI/Inh family metalloprotease inhibitor: MISKAFTYKAAWLSAALMMISGETTMASSLRLEEPSVFAGQWQATLSTRGDDPQAQQQQDKPSNTCLVELQANKTLGEGADCLGAWIEQTPIGWFPDPDGLSITGKEGSRIQFFSRQRDGLYLATLKSGLVITLERAAQQP, encoded by the coding sequence ATGATCAGTAAAGCTTTTACCTACAAGGCGGCGTGGCTTTCGGCGGCGCTCATGATGATTTCAGGAGAAACCACTATGGCAAGCAGCCTCAGACTTGAAGAACCCTCCGTTTTTGCCGGGCAGTGGCAAGCGACGCTGTCCACCCGAGGTGATGACCCACAAGCGCAACAGCAGCAGGACAAACCCTCGAATACTTGCCTCGTCGAATTGCAGGCGAACAAAACCCTGGGTGAAGGTGCCGACTGTCTCGGTGCATGGATTGAACAAACCCCGATCGGCTGGTTTCCCGATCCGGACGGCCTCTCGATTACCGGCAAGGAAGGCTCAAGAATCCAGTTCTTCAGCCGACAACGTGACGGGCTTTATCTGGCGACTTTGAAGTCGGGTCTGGTGATTACGCTTGAGCGCGCAGCGCAACAGCCTTGA